In Haloterrigena turkmenica DSM 5511, a single genomic region encodes these proteins:
- a CDS encoding aldehyde ferredoxin oxidoreductase family protein — translation MKHVQGPLCTIDVGERTMRTEEIDDLLESFLGGRALGTKLAHDRIPFDVDPLGADNRLFFATGPLQHSTMSFTGRMSATGVSPLTDGLLSSNAGGFLSRNFTGTGYSAVEVTGASDDLVIVHVTDEGVEFEDVPDLEQATVPETCEYIEAEHDLESEHTVVVGPAGENGVRFASMMTSKERAFGRGGLGAVLGSKNVKAITFDGDSTNEVEIPPVQMEIHGEAAQADHPMKESGTTSVTEYANMVEALPTRYFSELSFEGAEGIGGDAVAEKKYKKGTCSACAFACKLPTRDEESGLETEGPEYETVMAFGSNSGIDDVVDVMKSNKLCDEYGLDTISAGDAVAAYLASEDEFGNADLIHETVEKIAYREGVGDTLAEGIDEFHDELGVENWTVKGMEFPAHDGRTLNGQGLSFATSNRGADHMYAEFYPYEYPLVDADDAFDKSGLEGKPPKVIELENINAIKDSAVLCKFSRDFITEERFETLLDTDYEDLLELGGTVVSLERHFNNQRGFDRSDDTLPYEIPDFEAGLEEYYDERGWEADGTVPAERFEGTDFGATPADD, via the coding sequence ATGAAACACGTCCAGGGACCGCTGTGTACGATCGACGTCGGGGAGCGGACGATGCGGACCGAGGAGATCGACGACCTCCTCGAGTCGTTCTTGGGCGGCCGCGCACTCGGGACGAAACTCGCACACGATCGAATCCCGTTCGACGTCGACCCGCTTGGGGCCGACAACCGCCTGTTCTTCGCGACCGGGCCGCTCCAGCACTCGACGATGAGCTTCACGGGCCGGATGTCGGCGACGGGCGTCTCGCCGCTGACCGACGGGTTGCTCTCCTCGAACGCCGGCGGCTTCCTCTCGCGAAACTTCACCGGAACGGGCTACAGCGCCGTCGAGGTCACCGGCGCAAGCGACGACCTCGTCATCGTCCACGTCACCGACGAGGGCGTGGAGTTCGAGGACGTGCCCGACCTCGAGCAGGCGACGGTGCCGGAGACCTGCGAGTACATCGAGGCCGAACACGACCTCGAGTCCGAGCACACGGTCGTCGTCGGTCCCGCGGGCGAGAACGGCGTCCGCTTCGCCTCGATGATGACCTCGAAGGAGCGCGCGTTCGGCCGCGGCGGCCTCGGTGCGGTCCTCGGCTCGAAGAACGTCAAGGCGATCACCTTCGACGGCGACTCGACCAACGAGGTCGAGATTCCGCCGGTCCAGATGGAGATCCACGGCGAGGCCGCTCAGGCCGACCACCCGATGAAGGAGTCGGGGACGACCTCCGTCACCGAGTACGCGAACATGGTCGAAGCGCTGCCGACCCGGTACTTCTCGGAGCTCTCGTTCGAGGGCGCCGAAGGGATCGGCGGCGACGCGGTCGCCGAGAAGAAGTACAAGAAAGGCACCTGTTCGGCCTGCGCCTTCGCCTGCAAACTGCCGACGCGGGACGAGGAGAGTGGCCTCGAGACCGAAGGCCCCGAGTACGAGACCGTCATGGCCTTCGGCTCCAACTCGGGTATCGACGACGTTGTCGACGTGATGAAGTCGAACAAGCTCTGTGACGAGTACGGACTCGATACGATCTCCGCCGGCGACGCCGTCGCAGCCTACCTCGCCAGCGAGGACGAGTTCGGAAACGCCGATCTCATCCACGAGACGGTCGAGAAGATCGCCTACCGCGAGGGCGTCGGCGACACGCTCGCGGAGGGCATCGACGAGTTCCACGACGAACTCGGCGTCGAGAACTGGACCGTCAAGGGGATGGAGTTCCCCGCCCACGACGGCCGCACCCTGAACGGCCAGGGGCTGTCCTTCGCCACCTCCAACCGCGGCGCCGACCACATGTACGCCGAGTTCTACCCCTACGAGTACCCGTTGGTCGACGCCGACGACGCCTTCGACAAGTCGGGTCTGGAGGGTAAGCCGCCGAAGGTCATCGAACTCGAGAACATCAACGCCATCAAGGACAGCGCCGTCCTCTGTAAGTTCTCGCGGGACTTCATCACCGAGGAGCGCTTCGAGACGCTGCTGGACACCGACTACGAGGACCTGCTCGAGCTGGGCGGCACCGTCGTCTCCCTCGAGCGCCACTTCAACAACCAGCGCGGCTTCGACCGGAGCGACGACACCCTCCCCTACGAGATCCCGGACTTCGAGGCGGGCCTCGAGGAGTACTACGACGAGCGCGGCTGGGAGGCCGACGGGACGGTGCCCGCCGAGCGCTTCGAGGGCACCGACTTCGGTGCGACGCCGGCCGACGACTGA
- a CDS encoding DUF5806 family protein — MDEDGLDASRFAADDESPSRADTDPESDASADDADGDGPMPNVPDPDPQENDVPEDVQKYARFTKMNGAQYDRVNEFLRDRTYVTAREWAIARLCSDFRTETGVEMTKIGENLPELVPFMTDTYTPQAVNQARASFEEKVRKAGATFLYGAMCDFFTAEELDDVMYESTEVAKFLLEVEGVDLSVEEELEAEERISSVMREVREASEELREREDEE; from the coding sequence ATGGACGAGGACGGACTGGACGCCTCCCGGTTCGCGGCCGACGACGAATCGCCCTCCCGAGCGGACACCGACCCCGAATCCGACGCGAGTGCCGACGACGCGGACGGCGACGGACCGATGCCGAACGTTCCGGACCCCGATCCCCAGGAGAACGACGTCCCGGAGGACGTCCAGAAGTACGCCCGCTTCACGAAGATGAACGGCGCGCAGTACGACCGGGTCAACGAGTTCCTCCGGGATCGGACCTACGTCACCGCCCGCGAGTGGGCCATCGCCCGCCTCTGTTCCGACTTCCGGACTGAGACCGGCGTGGAGATGACGAAGATCGGCGAGAACCTCCCCGAACTCGTGCCGTTCATGACCGACACCTACACCCCGCAGGCGGTCAATCAGGCCCGCGCCTCCTTCGAGGAGAAGGTCCGCAAGGCGGGCGCGACCTTCCTCTACGGCGCGATGTGCGACTTCTTCACCGCCGAGGAGCTCGACGACGTCATGTACGAGTCGACCGAGGTCGCCAAGTTCCTGCTCGAGGTCGAAGGCGTCGACCTCTCCGTCGAGGAGGAACTCGAGGCCGAGGAACGCATCTCGAGCGTGATGCGCGAGGTTCGCGAGGCGAGCGAGGAGTTGCGAGAGCGAGAGGACGAGGAGTGA
- a CDS encoding thiolase family protein has protein sequence MSQTPVVVEAVRTPQGKEDGVFADVRSEALSVPLIDEILAETGLSGDEIDDLMWGCAQQRGEQDNNLARVIALLSELGESVPATTINRWCASSMQSVISASDAIAAGNRDAIIAGGVESMSRVPMGGGFEHINPKLAELYDLGDLQMGMTAEKVAEEYGISREEQDEYAARSQQNAAEATESGRFDDEIVPIETEDGTVSEDEGIRPGTTKEKLAELPTVFKDDGTVTPGNASQISDGASALLITSEAFAEEHDLEILAEVGQNNVAGVDPTVMGIGPVPATKGLLERNGRDIDEYDLVELNEAFASQSLYSRDELGIDPEIFNVNGGAIAIGHPLGASGARLPVTLINELQKRGGGLGLATLCVGFGQGAAIEFDVN, from the coding sequence ATGTCACAGACGCCAGTCGTGGTCGAGGCAGTACGGACCCCGCAGGGGAAAGAGGACGGCGTGTTCGCGGACGTCCGCAGCGAGGCCCTCTCGGTGCCGCTGATCGACGAGATTCTGGCCGAAACCGGGCTCTCCGGCGACGAGATCGACGACCTGATGTGGGGCTGTGCTCAGCAACGCGGCGAGCAGGACAACAACCTCGCCCGCGTCATCGCCCTCCTGTCGGAACTCGGGGAGTCAGTTCCGGCGACGACGATCAACCGCTGGTGTGCCTCCTCGATGCAGTCGGTCATCTCCGCCTCCGACGCTATCGCGGCCGGCAACCGCGACGCCATCATCGCCGGCGGCGTCGAGAGCATGAGCCGCGTCCCGATGGGCGGCGGCTTCGAACACATCAACCCGAAACTGGCCGAACTGTACGATCTCGGCGACCTCCAGATGGGGATGACCGCCGAGAAGGTCGCCGAGGAGTACGGCATCTCCCGCGAGGAACAGGACGAGTACGCCGCCCGCAGCCAGCAAAACGCCGCCGAAGCGACCGAGTCGGGCCGCTTCGACGACGAGATCGTTCCGATCGAGACCGAGGACGGCACCGTCAGCGAGGACGAGGGCATCCGTCCGGGCACGACGAAAGAAAAGCTCGCCGAGCTGCCGACCGTCTTCAAGGACGACGGCACCGTCACGCCCGGCAACGCCTCCCAGATCTCCGACGGCGCCTCCGCCCTGCTGATCACGAGCGAGGCCTTCGCCGAGGAACACGACCTCGAGATCCTCGCCGAGGTCGGCCAGAACAACGTCGCCGGCGTCGACCCCACCGTCATGGGGATCGGCCCGGTCCCGGCGACGAAGGGCCTGCTCGAGCGCAACGGCCGCGACATCGACGAGTACGACCTCGTGGAACTCAATGAGGCCTTCGCCAGCCAGTCGCTGTACTCCCGCGACGAACTCGGCATCGATCCCGAGATCTTCAACGTCAACGGCGGCGCCATCGCGATCGGTCACCCGCTTGGGGCCTCGGGCGCGCGCCTGCCAGTCACGCTGATCAACGAACTTCAGAAGCGCGGCGGCGGCCTCGGACTGGCGACGCTCTGCGTCGGCTTCGGGCAAGGTGCGGCGATCGAGTTCGACGTGAACTGA